One window from the genome of Longimicrobium sp. encodes:
- a CDS encoding cupin domain-containing protein, giving the protein MTEANVHTNAAPLTQPKIVDKPWGREVWYAHEERYAGKILEVTRGHALSLQKHERKQETMYLQSGRLLYHFNGVDFEMEPGQCITVRPGDVHRIEALEDAVILEVSTPELDDVIRLEDRYGRG; this is encoded by the coding sequence ATGACCGAGGCAAACGTGCACACCAACGCAGCTCCCCTCACGCAGCCCAAGATCGTCGACAAGCCCTGGGGGCGCGAAGTGTGGTACGCGCACGAAGAACGCTACGCCGGCAAGATCCTGGAGGTCACCCGCGGCCACGCGCTCTCGCTGCAGAAGCACGAGCGCAAGCAGGAGACGATGTACCTGCAGTCCGGGCGCCTGCTGTACCACTTCAACGGCGTCGACTTCGAGATGGAGCCGGGCCAGTGCATCACGGTGCGCCCCGGCGACGTGCACCGCATCGAGGCGCTGGAGGATGCCGTCATCCTCGAGGTCAGCACCCCCGAGCTGGACGACGTCATCCGCCTGGAAGACCGCTACGGCCGGGGCTGA
- a CDS encoding UDP-glucose/GDP-mannose dehydrogenase family protein, whose protein sequence is MHIAVVGTGYVGLVAGACLAETGNDVVCCDIDAGKIDRLNNGEIPIYEPGLEPLVERNLKEGRLTFTTDVAGAAAEAEVIFIAVGTPPGEDGSADLQHVLAVAETIGRNMPADGPEKIVITKSTVPVGTANKVREAIARHTARPFHVCSNPEFLKEGAAVQDFMRPDRVVVGVDSEHARARLAELYAPYVRSGNPVLFMDIASAEITKYAANAMLATRISFMNTIAGLCEAVGADVSHVRKGIGTDERIGPGFLFAGIGYGGSCFPKDVKALVHTLRETGVDAAILEGVEQVNAAQKRVLLERVVAQYGDDLTGRRFAVWGLSFKPETDDMREAPSLTVVRGLCERGATVSAHDPEARHEAGRYFADLIATGALSLCEHNYDCLNGADALLVLTEWGPYRTPDFDRIRSTLGEPVVFDGRNLWDPARMAAMGFRYQSIGRPAPTPAAAPAAATA, encoded by the coding sequence ATGCATATCGCAGTCGTTGGAACGGGTTATGTGGGCCTGGTGGCCGGCGCGTGCCTCGCCGAGACGGGCAACGACGTGGTCTGCTGCGACATCGACGCGGGGAAGATCGACCGGCTGAACAACGGCGAGATCCCCATCTACGAGCCGGGCCTGGAGCCGCTGGTGGAGCGGAACCTCAAGGAAGGCCGCCTCACCTTCACCACCGACGTGGCGGGTGCCGCGGCGGAGGCCGAGGTCATCTTCATCGCCGTGGGCACCCCCCCGGGCGAGGACGGCTCGGCGGACCTGCAGCACGTGCTGGCCGTGGCCGAGACCATCGGCCGCAACATGCCGGCCGACGGGCCGGAGAAGATCGTCATCACCAAGAGCACCGTGCCCGTGGGGACGGCCAACAAGGTGAGGGAGGCGATCGCCCGCCACACCGCGCGCCCCTTCCACGTCTGCTCCAACCCGGAGTTCCTCAAGGAAGGCGCCGCGGTGCAGGACTTCATGCGCCCGGACCGCGTGGTCGTCGGCGTGGACTCGGAGCACGCGCGCGCCCGCCTGGCGGAACTGTACGCGCCGTACGTGCGCTCGGGCAACCCGGTGCTCTTCATGGACATCGCGTCGGCCGAGATCACCAAGTACGCGGCCAACGCCATGCTGGCCACCCGCATCTCCTTCATGAACACCATCGCCGGGCTGTGCGAGGCGGTGGGCGCGGACGTGAGCCACGTGCGCAAGGGGATCGGCACGGACGAGCGCATCGGGCCGGGGTTCCTCTTCGCGGGGATCGGCTACGGCGGCTCCTGCTTTCCCAAGGACGTGAAGGCGCTGGTGCACACCCTGCGCGAGACCGGGGTGGACGCCGCGATCCTGGAAGGCGTGGAGCAGGTGAACGCGGCGCAGAAGCGGGTGCTGCTGGAGCGCGTGGTGGCCCAGTACGGCGACGACCTCACCGGCCGCCGCTTCGCCGTGTGGGGGCTCTCCTTCAAGCCCGAGACGGACGACATGCGCGAGGCGCCCAGCCTTACGGTGGTTCGCGGGCTGTGCGAGCGCGGCGCCACGGTGAGCGCGCACGACCCCGAGGCGCGGCACGAAGCGGGGCGCTACTTCGCGGACCTGATCGCGACCGGCGCGCTCTCCCTGTGCGAGCACAACTACGACTGCCTCAACGGGGCCGACGCGCTGCTGGTGCTCACCGAGTGGGGCCCGTACCGCACGCCGGACTTCGACCGCATCCGCTCCACCCTGGGCGAGCCGGTGGTCTTCGACGGGCGCAACCTGTGGGACCCGGCGCGCATGGCCGCCATGGGCTTCCGCTACCAGTCGATCGGCCGCCCGGCGCCCACCCCCGCGGCGGCGCCGGCCGCCGCCACCGCCTGA
- a CDS encoding GDP-mannose 4,6-dehydratase, whose product MKVLVTGGAGFIGGHLCQRLLDRGDEVVCVDSFDSFYDPAIKRGTAAALARSPRFRLVEGDIRDLAGLERELAGEGVGAIVHLAARAGVRPSIEDPVLYTQVNVEGTVAMLELARRLGVKPFVFGSSSSVYGDTSAVPFREDEPAATPISPYAASKRAGELLCHAYAHLHGLAVVCLRFFTVYGPRQRPDLAIHKFARLMAAGEPIPFFGDGSTRRDYTYVDDIVQGIEGAIAYAAARDASFEVFNLGESDTVPLARLVELLGAAMGVSPTLQRLPAQPGDVERTYADISRARALLGYTPRVPIEEGIPRFVEWFRSGQAAGS is encoded by the coding sequence GTGAAGGTGCTCGTGACCGGTGGCGCCGGGTTCATCGGCGGCCACCTCTGCCAGCGCCTGCTGGACCGCGGCGACGAAGTGGTGTGCGTCGACAGCTTCGACAGCTTCTACGACCCGGCGATCAAGCGCGGGACCGCGGCCGCGCTGGCCCGGTCGCCGCGCTTCCGGCTGGTGGAGGGCGACATCCGCGACCTCGCCGGGCTGGAGCGCGAGCTCGCGGGCGAAGGCGTCGGCGCGATCGTGCACCTGGCCGCGCGCGCGGGGGTGCGGCCCTCCATCGAAGACCCCGTCCTCTACACGCAGGTCAACGTGGAGGGCACCGTCGCCATGCTGGAGCTGGCGCGGCGGCTGGGGGTGAAGCCGTTCGTCTTCGGCTCATCGTCCAGCGTGTACGGCGACACGTCGGCCGTGCCCTTTCGCGAGGACGAGCCCGCTGCCACCCCGATCTCGCCCTACGCGGCCAGCAAGCGCGCGGGCGAGCTGCTCTGCCACGCCTACGCGCACCTGCACGGGCTGGCGGTGGTGTGCCTGCGCTTCTTTACCGTGTACGGCCCTCGGCAGCGCCCGGACCTGGCGATCCACAAGTTCGCGCGGCTGATGGCGGCGGGGGAGCCGATCCCCTTCTTCGGCGACGGCTCCACGCGGCGCGACTACACCTACGTAGACGACATCGTGCAGGGCATCGAGGGCGCCATCGCCTACGCCGCGGCGCGCGATGCCTCGTTCGAGGTCTTCAACCTGGGCGAGAGCGACACGGTGCCGCTGGCGCGCCTGGTGGAGCTGCTGGGCGCCGCCATGGGGGTGAGCCCCACCCTGCAGCGCCTCCCCGCCCAGCCCGGCGACGTGGAGCGGACCTACGCGGACATCTCGCGCGCGCGTGCCCTGCTGGGTTATACTCCGCGCGTTCCCATCGAGGAGGGGATCCCCCGCTTCGTGGAGTGGTTCCGGAGCGGGCAGGCCGCCGGGAGCTGA
- a CDS encoding UDP-glucuronic acid decarboxylase family protein, with the protein MRILITGAAGFLGSHLCDRFLAEGHQVVGVDNYLTGRPENLAHLDGNGDFSFIRQDVTEHMEVEGPLDGVLHFASPASPVDYLEMPIQTLKVGSLGTHKALGLAKAKGARFLLASTSEVYGDPLEHPQPETYWGNVNPVGPRGVYDEAKRFAEAMTMAYHRFHGVETRIVRIFNTYGPRMRPEDGRVVSNFIVQALRGDSLSVYGDGNQTRSFTYVDDLVEGIYRLFHSDRAEPTNIGNPGEFTVRELADRVLALTESESAIAWHPLPQDDPKVRKPDITVARAVLGWEPTVDLEEGLRRTIPYFRGVVEAGAMAARTL; encoded by the coding sequence ATGCGCATCCTGATCACCGGCGCGGCGGGCTTCCTGGGCTCGCACCTGTGCGACCGCTTCCTGGCCGAGGGACACCAGGTGGTGGGGGTGGACAACTACCTCACCGGGCGTCCCGAGAACCTGGCGCACCTGGACGGGAACGGCGACTTCTCCTTCATCAGGCAGGACGTCACCGAGCACATGGAGGTGGAGGGGCCGCTGGACGGGGTGCTGCACTTCGCCTCGCCCGCGTCGCCGGTGGACTACCTGGAGATGCCGATCCAGACGCTCAAGGTGGGGTCGCTGGGGACGCACAAGGCGCTGGGGCTGGCCAAGGCCAAGGGGGCGCGCTTCCTCCTTGCATCCACCAGCGAGGTGTACGGCGACCCGCTGGAGCACCCGCAGCCGGAGACGTACTGGGGGAACGTGAACCCCGTGGGGCCGCGCGGCGTGTACGACGAGGCCAAGCGGTTCGCCGAGGCGATGACGATGGCGTACCACCGCTTCCACGGGGTGGAGACGCGCATCGTGCGCATCTTCAACACCTACGGCCCGCGCATGCGGCCGGAGGACGGGCGCGTCGTCTCCAACTTCATCGTGCAGGCGCTGCGCGGCGACTCGCTCTCCGTGTACGGCGACGGCAACCAGACGCGCTCCTTCACCTACGTGGACGACCTGGTGGAGGGGATCTACCGCCTCTTCCACAGCGACCGCGCGGAGCCCACCAACATCGGCAACCCCGGCGAGTTCACCGTGCGCGAGCTGGCGGATCGGGTGCTGGCGCTCACGGAGAGCGAGTCCGCCATCGCCTGGCACCCGCTGCCGCAGGATGACCCCAAGGTGCGCAAGCCCGACATCACGGTGGCGCGCGCGGTGCTGGGGTGGGAGCCCACGGTGGACCTGGAAGAAGGGCTCCGCCGCACCATCCCCTACTTCCGCGGCGTGGTGGAAGCGGGAGCGATGGCGGCCCGCACGCTGTAG